One genomic region from Microscilla marina ATCC 23134 encodes:
- the rplL gene encoding 50S ribosomal protein L7/L12, with amino-acid sequence MADLKEFAEQLVNLSLKEVNELVTILKDDHGIEPAAAAVAVAGPAGGGEAGGGEEEKTAFDVVLKSAGGAKLKVVKAVKELTGLGLKDAKALVDEAPKPLKEGVDKAEADALKAQLEELGAEVEIK; translated from the coding sequence ATGGCAGACTTGAAGGAGTTCGCAGAACAGTTAGTAAACTTATCTTTGAAAGAGGTAAACGAATTAGTAACTATTCTTAAAGATGATCACGGTATCGAACCTGCAGCAGCAGCTGTAGCTGTAGCTGGTCCTGCTGGCGGTGGTGAAGCTGGTGGTGGTGAAGAAGAGAAAACTGCATTTGATGTTGTTTTGAAATCTGCTGGTGGCGCTAAACTTAAAGTAGTAAAAGCAGTAAAAGAACTAACTGGCTTAGGATTGAAAGATGCTAAGGCATTGGTAGACGAAGCTCCAAAACCTTTGAAAGAAGGTGTGGATAAAGCTGAAGCTGATGCATTAAAAGCTCAGTTAGAAGAATTAGGTGCTGAAGTAGAGATCAAGTAA
- the rpoB gene encoding DNA-directed RNA polymerase subunit beta: MQNPNNNERHSFATVEKVVKYPDFLDVQIQSFQDFFQLETPAEFRQQEGLYKVFSENFPISDSRENFLLEFIDYSIDPPKYSVDECIDRGLTYSVPLKAKLRLSCSDEDNEDFETIEQEVFLGNIPYMTTKGSFIINGAERVIVSQLHRSPGVFFAQSKHTNGTKLYSARIIPFKGSWIEFTTDVNNVMYAYIDRKKKFPVTTLLRVIGFGSDKQILDLFNLSEEIEAEDKVLRDKAIGRKLAARILKTWTEDFVDEDTGEVVSIERNEILLERDSILEAEDIDTIVDSGVKSIIVHRDDVNVTDYSIIYNTLQKDNSNSEKEALEQIYRQLRNTEAPDEQTAREIIQSLFFSDKRYDLGEVGRYRINKKLELAIDSDTRVLTREDIVSIVKRLIKLINAKAVVDDIDHLSNRRVRTVGEQLYTQFGVGLARMARTIKERMNVRDNEDFKPVDLINARTLSSVINSFFGTNQLSQFMDQTNPLAEITHKRRMSALGPGGLSRERAGFEVRDVHYTHYGRLCTIETPEGPNIGLISSLCVHAKVNSMGFIETPYRKVAEGKVTNDISYLTAEEEDTHHIAQANVPISESGEFLRDKVKARLEGDFPVVDPAVLSYMDVAPNQIVSVAASLIPFLEHDDANRALMGSNMQRQAVPLLRPQAPIVGTGLEEQVAVDSRALVVAEYDGVIDYVDAKKIIVRYDFNEEQQLTSFQDDIVSYNLIKFRRTNQDTCVNLSPIVYKGQKVKKGQALCEGYATNDGELALGANMKVAFMPWQGYNFEDAIVISERVVRDDVFTSIHIEEKELEVRDTKRGQEELTAEIPNVSEDAIKYLDENGIVMVGTKIREGDILIGKITPKGESDPTPEEKLLRAIFGDKAGDVKDASLKAPPSLRGVVIDTKLFSRPKKDKDLRAKAKEEVKSLITQYRKDLQAIQEIVVEKLVTLLEGKTSKGIKHKFGNIVMSKGVKFNQTNIHENLFPKENVYRDESTYNVPEEANFVADLILDNATEDEKTNRLLVGLVKNYNKKRNEISGKFKRERFALEVGDELPAGIVKLAKVYIAKKRKLKVGDKMAGRHGNKGVVAKIVRAEDMPFLEDGTPVDIVLNPLGVPSRMNLGQIYETVLGWAGLKLGKKYATPIFDGATEDQVTTELDKAGLPEFGRTYLYDGLTGERFDQPTTVGIIYMLKLGHLVDDKMHARSIGPYSLITQQPLGGKAQFGGQRFGEMEVWALEAFGAANVLQEILTVKSDDVIGRAKAYESIVKGENIPNPNIPESFNVLVHELRGLALEITLQ, translated from the coding sequence ATGCAAAATCCCAACAACAACGAAAGACATAGTTTTGCTACCGTAGAAAAAGTAGTGAAATACCCTGATTTTCTTGATGTTCAAATACAATCTTTTCAAGACTTTTTTCAACTGGAAACCCCCGCTGAATTTCGTCAACAAGAAGGGTTGTACAAGGTATTCTCTGAGAATTTTCCCATATCTGATTCACGGGAAAATTTCTTGCTTGAGTTTATCGACTATTCTATTGATCCCCCAAAATATTCGGTGGATGAATGTATAGATCGAGGGCTGACTTATTCAGTGCCCTTAAAAGCTAAACTCAGGTTATCTTGTAGTGATGAAGATAATGAGGACTTTGAAACCATTGAACAGGAAGTATTTTTAGGGAATATCCCTTACATGACCACTAAAGGGTCATTTATTATAAATGGCGCAGAAAGGGTGATTGTGTCTCAATTGCACCGTTCCCCTGGTGTATTCTTTGCTCAAAGCAAGCACACGAACGGGACCAAACTATATTCTGCTCGTATTATCCCTTTTAAAGGTTCTTGGATAGAATTTACGACTGATGTAAACAACGTAATGTATGCTTACATTGATCGTAAAAAGAAATTCCCGGTAACAACACTTTTACGTGTCATTGGTTTTGGTTCAGATAAGCAAATTTTGGACTTATTTAATCTTTCAGAGGAGATTGAGGCAGAAGACAAAGTGTTGAGAGATAAAGCCATTGGTCGCAAGCTTGCTGCTCGTATTTTGAAAACGTGGACTGAGGATTTTGTTGATGAAGATACAGGTGAAGTAGTTTCTATTGAACGAAATGAAATCCTTTTAGAACGTGACTCGATCCTTGAAGCAGAAGACATAGATACTATTGTTGACTCTGGAGTGAAGTCTATTATTGTTCACCGTGATGATGTCAATGTTACCGATTACTCAATTATATATAACACGCTTCAAAAAGATAACTCAAACTCTGAGAAAGAAGCATTAGAACAAATATACCGTCAGTTGCGTAATACCGAGGCTCCTGATGAACAAACAGCCCGTGAGATCATCCAAAGCTTATTCTTTAGTGATAAGCGTTATGACTTAGGAGAGGTTGGCCGTTATCGTATTAATAAAAAATTAGAATTGGCAATAGACAGTGATACACGCGTATTAACACGTGAAGATATTGTTTCTATTGTAAAACGTTTGATCAAGTTAATCAACGCGAAGGCAGTTGTAGATGATATTGATCACTTGAGTAATCGTCGTGTAAGAACTGTAGGAGAACAACTATATACACAATTTGGTGTAGGCTTGGCTCGTATGGCTCGTACTATCAAAGAAAGAATGAATGTTCGTGACAACGAAGATTTCAAACCTGTAGATTTGATTAACGCAAGAACACTTTCTTCTGTAATCAATTCTTTCTTTGGTACCAACCAACTTTCTCAGTTTATGGATCAAACCAATCCATTAGCTGAAATTACTCATAAACGCAGAATGTCTGCATTAGGACCAGGAGGACTATCTCGTGAACGTGCGGGATTTGAAGTACGTGATGTTCACTATACTCACTATGGTCGTTTGTGTACCATTGAAACTCCGGAAGGTCCAAACATTGGTTTGATATCTTCTTTGTGTGTTCATGCAAAAGTGAACAGCATGGGCTTTATTGAAACTCCTTATCGTAAGGTAGCAGAAGGCAAAGTAACCAATGACATTTCTTATTTGACTGCTGAGGAAGAAGATACTCACCATATTGCACAAGCAAATGTACCTATCTCTGAAAGTGGTGAATTCCTTAGAGATAAAGTAAAAGCACGACTTGAAGGTGATTTCCCGGTAGTAGACCCTGCGGTGTTATCCTATATGGATGTTGCTCCAAACCAGATTGTATCAGTGGCGGCATCATTGATTCCCTTCCTTGAACATGATGATGCAAACCGCGCATTGATGGGTTCTAACATGCAACGTCAAGCTGTTCCATTGCTTCGTCCACAGGCACCTATTGTTGGAACTGGCCTGGAAGAGCAAGTAGCAGTAGATTCTCGTGCACTAGTAGTGGCGGAGTATGATGGAGTCATCGATTATGTAGATGCTAAAAAAATCATAGTTCGTTATGATTTTAACGAAGAGCAACAACTTACATCATTCCAAGATGATATTGTTTCTTATAACTTAATTAAGTTTAGAAGAACAAACCAAGACACTTGCGTAAATCTTAGCCCTATTGTTTATAAGGGGCAAAAAGTGAAAAAAGGTCAAGCGTTGTGCGAAGGATATGCCACCAATGATGGCGAATTAGCACTTGGAGCTAACATGAAAGTAGCCTTTATGCCTTGGCAAGGGTATAACTTTGAGGATGCGATCGTGATTTCTGAAAGAGTAGTAAGAGACGACGTATTTACTTCTATTCATATCGAAGAGAAGGAGTTAGAAGTAAGAGACACTAAGCGTGGACAAGAAGAACTTACCGCAGAAATACCAAACGTGAGCGAAGATGCTATCAAGTATCTGGATGAAAATGGTATTGTGATGGTGGGTACTAAAATCCGCGAAGGAGATATATTGATTGGTAAAATCACTCCCAAAGGAGAGTCTGATCCTACGCCAGAAGAAAAATTATTAAGAGCAATCTTTGGAGATAAAGCAGGGGATGTGAAAGATGCTTCGTTGAAAGCACCTCCATCTTTGCGTGGAGTAGTGATTGATACCAAGTTGTTTTCACGCCCTAAGAAAGATAAAGACTTAAGAGCAAAGGCAAAAGAAGAAGTAAAGTCTTTGATTACTCAATACCGAAAAGATTTACAAGCAATACAAGAGATTGTAGTTGAGAAATTGGTCACTTTACTTGAGGGTAAAACTTCTAAGGGGATTAAGCATAAGTTTGGCAATATTGTAATGTCAAAAGGGGTTAAGTTTAACCAAACCAACATTCATGAAAACTTATTCCCAAAAGAGAATGTCTATCGTGACGAAAGCACTTATAACGTGCCAGAAGAAGCTAACTTTGTTGCAGATTTGATTTTAGACAATGCAACCGAGGATGAAAAAACAAACAGGTTGTTAGTTGGGTTGGTGAAAAACTACAATAAAAAACGCAACGAAATCTCTGGTAAGTTTAAGCGCGAACGATTTGCACTTGAAGTAGGTGATGAGTTGCCAGCTGGTATTGTAAAACTTGCCAAAGTTTACATTGCTAAAAAGCGTAAACTGAAAGTAGGGGATAAAATGGCGGGACGTCACGGAAACAAAGGAGTAGTGGCGAAAATTGTACGTGCTGAAGATATGCCTTTCTTGGAAGATGGAACTCCTGTGGACATTGTTTTGAATCCATTGGGTGTACCTTCTCGTATGAACCTGGGGCAAATCTATGAAACTGTACTAGGTTGGGCAGGGTTAAAACTAGGTAAGAAATATGCAACTCCTATTTTTGATGGCGCCACTGAAGATCAAGTAACAACAGAGCTTGATAAAGCTGGATTGCCTGAGTTTGGCCGTACTTATCTGTATGATGGATTGACCGGGGAACGTTTTGACCAACCAACTACTGTTGGAATTATTTATATGTTGAAACTTGGTCACTTAGTTGATGATAAAATGCACGCACGTTCTATTGGTCCTTACTCATTGATTACTCAACAGCCGTTGGGTGGTAAAGCCCAGTTTGGTGGACAGCGTTTTGGAGAAATGGAAGTGTGGGCTCTTGAGGCATTTGGTGCTGCCAACGTTCTTCAGGAAATTTTGACTGTAAAGTCAGATGATGTAATTGGTAGAGCCAAGGCTTATGAATCAATTGTGAAAGGGGAAAATATTCCTAACCCTAACATCCCTGAGTCTTTTAATGTACTAGTACATGAATTGAGAGGTTTAGCGCTCGAAATTACTCTGCAGTAG
- the rpoC gene encoding DNA-directed RNA polymerase subunit beta', with the protein MAFRKNKKLTNDFRKVTISLASPESILDSSYGEVTQPETINYRTYKPEMGGLFCERIFGPVKDWECHCGKYKRIRYKGIICDRCGVEVTEKKVRRERMGHIELVVPVVHIWYFRSLPNKIGYLLGLPTKKLDQIIYYERYVVIQSGIMEDEGINYLDFLTEDEYLDIVDKLPRENQQLDNGDPNKFIARMGAEALEMLLARLDLDKLSFDLRDSASKDKSQQRKAEALKRLRVVEAFRDAQNRIENKPEWMIIRMVPVIPPELRPLVPLDGGRFATSDLNDLYRRVIIRNNRLKRLIEIKAPEVILRNEKRMLQEAVDSLFDNSRKVNAVRADGNRALKSLSDMLKGKQGRFRQNLLGKRVDYSGRSVIVVGPELKLHECGLPKSMAAELFKPFIIRKLIERGIVKTVKSAKKIVDRKDPVVWDILENVLKGHPVLLNRAPTLHRLGIQAFQPKLIEGKAIQLHPLACTAFNADFDGDQMAVHVPLGHAAILEASVLMLSAHNILNPANGKPITVPSQDMVLGLYYLTKGRKTTKEVPIKGEGKRFYDAEEVIIALNEKQLSKNAYIHVNVQVRDEESGELETKMIETVAGRVLFNEFVPEEVGYVNELLTKKKLQKIISHVYKISGGARTAHFLDDIKHLGFQTAYKGGLSIGLGDVVVPAEKDSLIAKAKEDIEEVSTNYMLGLITDNERYNKVIDIWTRINSRITEILMGKLEADQQGFNSIYMMMHSGARGSREQIRQLGGMRGLMAKPQKNLQGSVGEIIENPIISNFKEGLDVIEYFISTHGARKGLADTALKTADAGYLTRRLVDVAQDAIITEEDCGTLRGIQTSELKDDETTVEYLSERILGRVSVHDITDPLTDELIVASGDEITEAIATRIENTSIEEVEIRSVLTCETRYGVCAKCYGRNLASNKMVQRGESVGVIAAQSIGEPGTQLTLRTFHLGGTASNIAVDTTLTAKFSGLIEFEGIRTVKTTVTTPDGDEVKVDVVMGRSGEVKIVQKGTNKVLLTNHIPYGAFLKVKDGVEVASGDEICSWDPYNAVILSEVTGEIEFESIEEGITFKEEADEQTSFREKVIIDTKDKTKNPAIVVNAGDKTKSYNIPVGARLAVNKGDAIKAGQVLAKVPRAIGKTRDITGGLPRVTELFEARNPSNPAVVSAIDGIVSYGTIKRGNREIFVESKDGVRKKYMVPLSKHILVQDGDFVRAGQPLSDGAITPADILSIKGPTAVQEYLVNEIQEVYRLQGVKINDKHIEIIVRQMMQKVQIIDAGDTSFLPNQVVDKFEFREENDNILNKKVVVEAGESAKFKAGQIVTARALRDENSSLKRRDMKVVKVRDAEPAVSKPTLQGITQASLGTKSFISAASFQETTKVLSEAAITGKTDDLIGLKENVIVGHLIPAGTGIRYYDDLIVMSQEEHDALVEPRLAANREKNRQLQN; encoded by the coding sequence ATGGCATTTAGAAAAAATAAAAAGCTGACCAACGATTTTAGGAAAGTCACAATAAGCTTAGCTTCCCCTGAGTCTATTTTGGATTCTTCTTATGGTGAAGTGACGCAACCAGAGACCATCAACTACCGCACATACAAGCCAGAAATGGGGGGCTTGTTCTGTGAACGCATTTTTGGTCCTGTGAAGGACTGGGAGTGTCATTGTGGGAAATATAAAAGGATACGTTATAAAGGCATTATCTGTGATAGATGTGGAGTTGAAGTAACTGAGAAAAAGGTTCGCCGTGAACGTATGGGACATATCGAGTTAGTTGTACCTGTGGTACATATTTGGTATTTCCGATCTCTTCCCAATAAAATTGGCTACCTGCTAGGGTTGCCGACCAAAAAACTGGATCAAATCATTTATTATGAAAGATATGTAGTGATTCAGTCGGGTATTATGGAAGATGAAGGTATCAATTACCTTGATTTCCTTACCGAAGATGAATATTTAGATATAGTAGATAAATTACCAAGAGAAAACCAACAATTAGACAATGGCGATCCTAATAAGTTTATAGCTAGGATGGGAGCAGAGGCACTAGAAATGCTTTTAGCACGTCTTGACTTAGATAAGCTATCGTTTGATTTGCGGGATTCTGCTTCAAAAGATAAATCTCAACAACGAAAAGCAGAGGCATTGAAACGTCTACGCGTGGTAGAGGCTTTCCGTGATGCTCAAAATCGTATTGAGAATAAACCAGAGTGGATGATTATCAGAATGGTTCCTGTAATTCCTCCTGAATTACGACCATTGGTTCCTTTAGATGGGGGACGTTTTGCCACCTCTGACTTGAATGATTTATATCGTCGTGTGATTATTAGAAATAATCGTCTTAAACGACTAATAGAAATTAAAGCTCCTGAAGTAATTCTTCGTAATGAGAAACGTATGCTTCAGGAAGCAGTAGATTCATTATTTGACAACTCACGTAAAGTCAACGCTGTAAGGGCTGATGGTAACCGTGCTTTAAAATCCCTTTCAGACATGTTGAAAGGTAAACAAGGTCGTTTCCGTCAAAACTTATTGGGTAAAAGGGTTGATTATTCTGGTCGTTCTGTAATTGTGGTAGGTCCCGAGCTCAAACTCCATGAGTGTGGGTTACCAAAAAGCATGGCGGCAGAACTTTTCAAACCATTTATTATCCGTAAGCTAATTGAGCGTGGGATTGTTAAGACAGTAAAATCTGCTAAGAAAATTGTAGACCGAAAAGACCCTGTAGTTTGGGATATTTTGGAAAATGTACTTAAAGGACACCCAGTACTGCTTAACCGAGCTCCAACGCTTCACCGATTGGGTATTCAGGCATTCCAACCTAAATTAATTGAAGGTAAGGCTATTCAGTTACACCCTCTGGCTTGTACAGCATTTAACGCTGACTTTGATGGTGACCAGATGGCGGTACACGTGCCATTGGGTCATGCAGCTATTTTAGAGGCTTCTGTGCTGATGCTTTCTGCTCACAATATACTAAACCCAGCGAATGGTAAGCCAATTACAGTACCATCACAAGACATGGTATTAGGGCTTTATTACCTTACTAAAGGACGTAAAACTACCAAGGAAGTACCTATTAAAGGGGAAGGCAAACGTTTTTATGATGCTGAGGAGGTAATCATTGCATTGAATGAAAAGCAATTATCTAAAAATGCATACATTCATGTAAATGTGCAAGTAAGAGATGAGGAGAGTGGAGAGTTAGAGACTAAGATGATTGAAACCGTTGCTGGACGAGTACTCTTTAACGAGTTTGTTCCAGAGGAGGTAGGTTACGTAAACGAGTTACTAACAAAGAAAAAGCTTCAGAAAATTATTTCTCATGTATATAAGATTTCTGGTGGCGCCCGTACTGCACACTTCTTAGATGATATTAAGCACCTTGGTTTCCAAACTGCTTATAAAGGTGGACTTTCTATCGGTTTAGGTGATGTAGTAGTTCCTGCTGAGAAGGATTCATTGATTGCCAAGGCAAAAGAAGATATAGAAGAGGTATCAACCAACTATATGCTTGGTTTGATTACTGATAATGAGAGATATAATAAAGTAATTGATATTTGGACTCGTATCAACTCTAGAATTACCGAGATTTTAATGGGTAAATTAGAGGCTGATCAGCAAGGGTTCAACTCAATTTATATGATGATGCACTCTGGCGCTCGTGGTTCTCGTGAGCAGATTCGCCAATTAGGTGGTATGAGGGGATTGATGGCAAAACCACAAAAGAACTTACAAGGTTCTGTGGGTGAAATCATTGAAAACCCCATTATCTCTAACTTTAAAGAAGGTTTAGATGTAATTGAGTACTTTATCTCTACTCACGGTGCTCGTAAAGGTTTGGCCGATACTGCACTTAAAACGGCTGATGCGGGTTATTTGACAAGACGTTTGGTAGATGTGGCACAGGATGCGATCATTACCGAGGAAGATTGTGGTACCTTACGTGGTATTCAAACCTCTGAATTGAAAGATGATGAGACTACTGTTGAATATTTGTCAGAGAGAATTCTAGGGCGTGTATCAGTACATGATATTACTGATCCATTGACTGATGAGTTGATAGTTGCTTCAGGGGACGAAATTACTGAAGCAATTGCTACAAGAATTGAAAATACCAGTATTGAAGAGGTTGAGATTCGTTCTGTATTGACTTGTGAAACCCGTTATGGAGTTTGTGCAAAATGTTATGGAAGAAACCTTGCTTCCAATAAAATGGTTCAACGAGGTGAATCAGTAGGGGTTATTGCAGCCCAATCTATTGGTGAGCCCGGTACACAACTTACACTTCGTACTTTTCACTTAGGGGGTACTGCTTCCAACATTGCTGTTGATACTACATTGACAGCTAAGTTTAGTGGTCTCATTGAGTTTGAAGGCATTAGAACGGTAAAGACTACTGTGACTACTCCTGATGGAGATGAGGTGAAAGTAGATGTAGTAATGGGACGTTCTGGTGAGGTAAAAATTGTACAGAAGGGCACAAATAAAGTATTACTTACCAACCATATTCCTTATGGCGCTTTCTTAAAAGTAAAAGATGGAGTAGAGGTTGCATCTGGTGATGAGATTTGTAGTTGGGATCCATACAATGCAGTAATTTTGTCAGAAGTTACTGGAGAGATTGAGTTTGAATCTATAGAGGAAGGAATTACTTTTAAAGAAGAAGCTGATGAGCAAACAAGTTTCCGTGAAAAAGTAATTATTGACACAAAGGATAAAACTAAAAACCCGGCAATTGTTGTAAATGCTGGTGATAAGACCAAGAGTTATAACATTCCGGTAGGTGCCCGTTTGGCGGTGAATAAAGGCGATGCTATTAAAGCTGGCCAAGTGTTGGCAAAAGTACCAAGAGCTATTGGTAAAACCAGGGATATTACTGGTGGTTTGCCTCGAGTAACAGAGCTATTTGAGGCGCGTAACCCATCAAACCCTGCAGTAGTAAGTGCTATTGATGGTATTGTATCTTATGGTACAATCAAGCGTGGTAATCGTGAAATTTTTGTAGAATCTAAAGATGGGGTTCGTAAAAAATATATGGTGCCATTGTCTAAGCACATCTTGGTACAAGACGGTGACTTTGTAAGAGCTGGACAACCTTTGTCTGATGGAGCGATTACTCCTGCTGATATTCTTTCTATTAAAGGACCCACAGCAGTACAAGAGTATTTAGTAAATGAGATTCAGGAAGTTTACCGTTTACAAGGGGTAAAAATCAATGACAAGCACATTGAAATCATCGTACGTCAGATGATGCAGAAGGTTCAAATCATTGATGCTGGAGATACTAGTTTCTTGCCTAACCAAGTAGTAGACAAGTTTGAGTTTAGAGAAGAAAACGATAACATTCTGAACAAGAAGGTAGTCGTAGAGGCAGGCGAGTCTGCTAAATTCAAAGCAGGTCAGATTGTAACAGCTCGTGCTTTACGTGATGAGAATTCTAGTTTGAAACGTCGTGATATGAAAGTAGTAAAAGTGAGAGACGCGGAGCCAGCAGTTTCTAAACCAACGCTACAAGGTATCACACAAGCCTCATTAGGTACTAAGAGTTTCATTTCAGCGGCATCGTTCCAGGAAACTACCAAAGTATTGAGTGAAGCAGCAATTACAGGTAAAACTGATGATTTGATTGGTTTGAAAGAAAACGTAATTGTAGGTCACTTGATTCCAGCAGGTACTGGTATCCGTTATTATGATGATTTAATTGTGATGTCTCAGGAAGAACATGATGCTTTGGTTGAGCCTAGATTGGCAGCAAACCGAGAGAAAAACAGACAGTTACAGAACTAA
- a CDS encoding DUF3467 domain-containing protein — protein sequence MAQYDPKEENQINIELSEEIAEGTYVNLAMIAHSNSEFVVDFIRVMPGLPKAKVKSRIVLTPEHAKRLLDALKDNIQKYEASFGNIVSSGDDFQFPMNFGGTMGEA from the coding sequence ATGGCACAGTACGATCCTAAGGAAGAAAACCAAATTAATATTGAACTCTCTGAGGAAATAGCAGAAGGCACTTATGTAAACCTTGCTATGATTGCACACTCTAATAGCGAGTTTGTCGTGGATTTTATCAGAGTGATGCCAGGGCTACCTAAAGCAAAAGTGAAGTCAAGGATTGTATTAACTCCCGAACATGCCAAGAGGCTACTTGATGCATTGAAAGATAATATTCAAAAATACGAAGCAAGTTTTGGGAATATTGTTTCTTCTGGAGATGACTTTCAATTTCCAATGAATTTTGGAGGTACAATGGGAGAAGCCTAA
- a CDS encoding dicarboxylate/amino acid:cation symporter — translation MKKIALHWQILIALALGVVVGLQLTPTYEVTKESVSKLQSVQVFDKASKKKQHIETDIIENLKKLEGKDYHNDKAFEEALKSAIGDENVKKYRKTILKETEFQPVTYVSWMGDIFLRALKMVIVPLILSSIITGITNIGSGENLGRLGGKTLLYYLSTSVLAITTGLFFVNLIRPGVGAPTSSAGAVEGLDDARGSFGDTLINMIPTNVFESLSTGKMLSIIFFAIMFGYFITQIQQNYKDLLNDFFNAVFEVMMKITMFIIKFTPLGVLGLVANTIAEQAGDSQALGQMAGSLGWYMLTVILGLGTHFFIILPLIVKFIGKANPFAHLRNMTNPLLTAFSTSSSSATLPLSMETVEHKSGVSNKITSFTLPLGATINMDGTALYECVAAMFIAQAYGIELSIMQQIVVVMTALLASIGAAGIPMAGLVMISVILSAVGLPLEGLGMILAVDRILDMLRTTTNVWSDSCGAVIIGKSEGEELKV, via the coding sequence ATGAAGAAGATAGCACTTCATTGGCAAATACTAATTGCTTTAGCTTTAGGTGTTGTTGTTGGTTTGCAGTTAACACCCACCTATGAGGTTACTAAAGAGTCAGTAAGCAAACTGCAAAGTGTACAAGTTTTTGATAAAGCTTCTAAGAAAAAGCAACATATAGAAACTGACATTATTGAGAACCTTAAAAAACTAGAGGGGAAAGATTATCACAATGATAAAGCTTTTGAAGAAGCCTTGAAAAGTGCTATAGGTGATGAAAATGTAAAAAAGTATAGAAAAACCATCTTAAAAGAAACAGAGTTTCAACCAGTTACTTATGTAAGCTGGATGGGTGATATTTTTCTAAGAGCCTTAAAAATGGTGATTGTGCCTCTGATTTTGAGCTCCATCATTACTGGTATAACCAATATTGGGAGCGGAGAAAACTTAGGGCGTTTAGGGGGTAAAACATTGCTATACTATTTATCTACCAGTGTATTAGCCATTACTACAGGGTTATTTTTTGTAAACCTTATTCGCCCAGGAGTGGGAGCCCCTACTAGTTCGGCAGGAGCCGTAGAAGGTCTTGACGATGCCAGAGGATCTTTTGGTGATACTTTGATTAACATGATTCCTACCAATGTATTTGAGTCATTGAGTACAGGTAAAATGCTCTCTATTATCTTCTTTGCGATTATGTTTGGGTATTTTATTACCCAAATACAACAAAATTATAAGGATCTGCTCAATGATTTTTTTAATGCAGTGTTTGAAGTGATGATGAAAATCACGATGTTCATTATCAAGTTTACTCCACTAGGGGTTTTAGGGTTAGTTGCCAATACCATTGCCGAGCAAGCAGGTGACAGCCAGGCATTGGGGCAAATGGCAGGTAGTTTGGGCTGGTATATGCTCACGGTAATTTTGGGCTTAGGAACTCACTTCTTTATCATTTTGCCACTCATTGTAAAGTTTATAGGCAAGGCCAACCCTTTTGCTCACCTACGCAATATGACCAACCCATTACTTACAGCTTTTTCTACTTCTTCGTCAAGTGCCACCTTACCTTTGTCAATGGAGACAGTAGAGCATAAAAGCGGAGTCTCTAATAAAATCACAAGCTTTACGCTACCTTTGGGTGCTACCATTAATATGGATGGAACTGCATTGTATGAATGTGTAGCAGCTATGTTTATTGCCCAGGCGTATGGCATAGAATTAAGCATTATGCAACAAATAGTAGTAGTAATGACTGCTTTATTGGCTTCTATTGGTGCAGCGGGTATACCAATGGCAGGTTTGGTAATGATTTCGGTAATTTTGAGTGCAGTAGGTTTGCCACTTGAGGGTTTAGGGATGATTTTGGCAGTAGACCGAATACTAGATATGTTGCGTACTACTACCAATGTGTGGAGTGATAGCTGCGGGGCCGTAATTATTGGCAAAAGCGAGGGAGAAGAACTAAAAGTATAA